A window from Salvia miltiorrhiza cultivar Shanhuang (shh) chromosome 2, IMPLAD_Smil_shh, whole genome shotgun sequence encodes these proteins:
- the LOC131010777 gene encoding transcription factor MYB73-like, giving the protein MAARSEADRIKGPWSPEEDELLQKLVEKHGPRNWSLISKSIPGRSGKSCRLRWCNQLSPQVEHRAFTPEEDETIIRAHARFGNKWATIARLLSGRTDNAIKNHWNSTLKRKCVSMSEEFNDFDPEARQPLKRSASVGPGTNISASGFYFNPGSPDGSDMSDSSHSGHLVYRPIARTGGISPPDPLPDPVTSLSLSLPGFDPSPSPSADVSARSVLELDPQIVVDPPVLPQHSIQMLASHPPPPPPPPAAPAAVQTHQFAAAAADKQFFSAEFLAVMQDMVRKEVRNYMAGIEQKGFCMQSEAIRNAVVKRMGISKID; this is encoded by the coding sequence ATGGCGGCGAGAAGCGAAGCGGATCGGATAAAGGGCCCGTGGAGCCCGGAGGAGGACGAGCTGCTTCAGAAGCTTGTGGAGAAGCACGGCCCGAGGAACTGGTCGTTGATCAGCAAATCGATCCCAGGGCGGTCGGGGAAATCGTGCCGGCTGCGGTGGTGCAACCAGCTCTCGCCGCAGGTGGAGCACCGGGCCTTCACGCCGGAGGAGGACGAGACGATCATCCGCGCCCACGCGCGGTTCGGCAACAAGTGGGCCACCATAGCCCGGCTCCTCTCGGGCCGGACCGACAACGCCATCAAAAACCATTGGAACTCCACGCTGAAGCGCAAGTGCGTCTCCATGTCTGAAGAGTTCAACGACTTCGATCCCGAGGCCCGCCAGCCGCTGAAACGATCGGCCAGCGTTGGGCCGGGCACGAATATATCTGCTTCGGGCTTCTACTTCAACCCGGGCAGTCCCGACGGGTCGGATATGAGCGATTCCAGCCATTCGGGCCATCTCGTATACCGTCCTATCGCCCGAACTGGCGGGATCTCCCCGCCCGACCCGCTGCCCGACCCGGTCACATCGCTCAGCCTTTCGCTGCCCGGATTCGACCCGAGCCCGAGCCCTTCAGCGGATGTAAGCGCTAGATCTGTTTTGGAGCTTGACCCGCAAATTGTAGTGGATCCTCCCGTGCTTCCGCAACACTCAATTCAAATGTTGGCGTCTCaccctcctcctccgccaccgccACCAGCTGCTCCGGCGGCGGTTCAAACTCATCAGTTTGCCGCTGCGGCGGCGGATAAGCAGTTTTTCAGTGCGGAATTTTTGGCGGTGATGCAGGATATGGTGAGGAAGGAAGTCCGGAATTACATGGCAGGAATCGAACAGAAGGGTTTCTGTATGCAGAGCGAGGCTATTAGGAATGCGGTGGTGAAGCGGATGGGTATTAGCAAGATTGACTGA